One part of the Streptomyces sp. AM 2-1-1 genome encodes these proteins:
- a CDS encoding LysR family transcriptional regulator translates to MGPVFDIVALRSLVAVADRGGFHRAAEALTLSQSAVSQHVRRLERALGRPVVERAGRSTRFTEAGNLLLEEARRILGVHDDAARRLLDAEPATIVIGSTEHGADQLLPRITEAVHGTLPHCRVRFRIDRSARLVEAVDRRSVDLAVYVTEAASTEGMQVGSMPLSWYAAPGWTPPPGPAPLPLVAVAAPCAIRRRALDVLSAHGIAASVVCDAGYLAGVLEAARAGLGVALLATAGRDPEGLVAYPGLPRAPAIRMSAHARPGADPAMVMHAVEAVRTLLVGLEDPGADDDENTESRSATDTLKAAASFFAAELDRPHARS, encoded by the coding sequence ATGGGACCAGTCTTCGACATCGTCGCCCTGCGCAGTCTCGTCGCCGTCGCGGACCGGGGCGGATTCCACCGGGCCGCCGAAGCCCTGACGCTCAGTCAGTCGGCGGTGAGCCAGCATGTCCGGCGGCTGGAAAGGGCGTTGGGCAGGCCGGTGGTCGAACGGGCCGGCCGGTCCACCCGGTTCACCGAGGCCGGGAACCTCCTGCTGGAGGAGGCGCGGCGGATACTCGGTGTGCACGACGACGCCGCGCGCAGGCTGCTCGACGCGGAACCCGCCACCATCGTCATCGGCTCCACCGAGCACGGAGCCGATCAGCTCCTCCCCCGGATCACCGAGGCCGTCCACGGGACGCTGCCGCACTGCCGGGTCCGGTTCCGCATCGACCGCTCCGCGCGCCTCGTCGAGGCGGTCGACCGCAGGTCGGTGGACCTGGCGGTGTACGTGACCGAGGCGGCCTCCACGGAGGGCATGCAGGTCGGCTCCATGCCGCTGAGCTGGTACGCGGCGCCGGGATGGACCCCACCGCCCGGCCCGGCACCCCTTCCGCTGGTGGCGGTCGCGGCGCCGTGCGCGATCCGCCGCAGGGCGCTGGACGTACTCTCCGCGCACGGCATCGCCGCCTCGGTCGTCTGCGACGCCGGCTATCTGGCGGGCGTGCTGGAGGCCGCACGCGCCGGGTTGGGGGTGGCCCTGCTCGCCACGGCGGGGCGCGACCCGGAGGGCCTGGTCGCGTACCCGGGCCTCCCGCGGGCACCAGCGATCCGGATGAGCGCGCACGCCCGGCCGGGGGCCGACCCCGCGATGGTCATGCACGCGGTGGAGGCCGTTCGTACGCTGCTGGTCGGGCTCGAAGACCCGGGCGCCGACGACGACGAGAACACCGAGTCGCGCAGCGCGACCGACACCCTGAAAGCTGCGGCGTCTTTCTTCGCGGCCGAACTCGACCGGCCCCACGCACGCTCGTAG
- a CDS encoding FAD-linked oxidase C-terminal domain-containing protein, giving the protein MNTALQSVEQASAGARLLGLLARDLPPDRLTSDPRRTVPYATDRSGAPARGEPLAVVHALRTDDVSTVLRHADALRVPVVPRGAGTGLSGGATAGDGDLVLDLSRMNRIVELAPDDQLAVVEPGVVTADLDRAAATHGLRYAPDPASAALSTIGGNIATNAGGLRCAKYGVTRDSVLGLEAVLAGGTVVRTGRRTVKGVAGYDLTALLTGSEGTLAVITGATVRLRPVPVATATLAAWFDTFADAADAAGAITAAGIEPAMAELLDGPVLGAIDAAEGTALRGRGEALLIVQCDGAGAHAEAGRVAALLEKSASALTVADDDAGADALLAARRLALPSLERLGRPLIEDIAVPRSRMAEAVRGIAEISARRGVPVFTLAHAADGNLHPVIVVDAGPAGLPEAAWEAAGDIFALALRLGGTLTGEHGVGTLKRQWIAEELGAENHALQRRIKAAFDPHAILNPGKAV; this is encoded by the coding sequence GTGAACACGGCCCTCCAGTCCGTCGAACAGGCTTCCGCGGGAGCCCGGTTGCTCGGCCTGCTCGCCCGGGACCTGCCCCCCGACCGGCTCACCAGCGACCCGCGACGCACCGTGCCGTACGCCACGGACCGCTCGGGAGCCCCTGCCCGCGGTGAACCGCTCGCCGTGGTGCACGCCCTGCGGACCGACGACGTGTCCACGGTCCTGCGCCACGCGGACGCCCTGCGGGTTCCGGTCGTGCCGCGCGGCGCGGGTACGGGACTCTCGGGCGGGGCGACGGCCGGCGACGGCGATCTGGTGCTCGACCTGTCCCGGATGAACCGGATCGTCGAACTCGCCCCGGACGACCAGCTCGCCGTCGTCGAACCCGGAGTCGTCACGGCCGACCTCGACCGGGCCGCCGCCACCCACGGCCTGCGCTACGCCCCCGACCCGGCGAGCGCGGCGCTCTCCACGATCGGCGGGAACATCGCGACCAACGCCGGCGGACTGCGCTGCGCCAAGTACGGGGTCACCCGCGACAGTGTGCTGGGACTGGAGGCCGTCCTCGCGGGCGGGACCGTCGTACGAACCGGCCGGCGCACCGTCAAGGGGGTCGCCGGGTACGACCTGACGGCCCTGCTCACCGGATCCGAAGGCACTCTCGCCGTCATCACCGGGGCGACCGTGCGGCTGCGACCGGTACCGGTCGCCACCGCCACCCTGGCGGCCTGGTTCGACACCTTCGCCGACGCGGCCGACGCGGCGGGCGCGATCACGGCCGCCGGTATCGAACCCGCGATGGCCGAACTGCTCGACGGCCCGGTGCTCGGGGCGATCGACGCGGCCGAGGGCACCGCGCTGCGCGGACGGGGCGAGGCCCTCCTCATCGTCCAGTGCGACGGCGCCGGCGCGCACGCCGAGGCAGGACGGGTCGCGGCCCTCCTGGAGAAGTCCGCCTCCGCGCTCACCGTCGCCGACGACGACGCGGGGGCGGACGCCCTGCTCGCCGCCCGCCGACTCGCGCTGCCCTCCCTCGAACGCCTCGGCCGTCCCCTGATCGAGGACATCGCCGTCCCCCGCTCCCGGATGGCCGAAGCGGTGCGGGGCATCGCGGAGATCTCCGCCCGGCGCGGCGTACCGGTCTTCACCCTGGCCCACGCGGCGGACGGCAACCTGCACCCCGTCATCGTGGTCGACGCGGGCCCGGCCGGACTGCCCGAGGCGGCGTGGGAAGCGGCGGGCGACATCTTCGCCCTCGCGCTGCGCCTGGGGGGCACACTCACCGGCGAACACGGCGTCGGCACCCTCAAACGCCAGTGGATCGCCGAGGAGTTGGGAGCGGAGAACCACGCGTTGCAACGGCGCATCAAGGCCGCGTTCGACCCGCACGCCATCCTGAACCCGGGGAAGGCCGTCTGA
- a CDS encoding maleylpyruvate isomerase family mycothiol-dependent enzyme has translation MPEPLREAIRKTAEDIATLLRGVSDTSVPVPGSAWTVGEAAAHLALANELMADLAAGHERPYGDGTPESLAPANARALAAFGERRAQPLAAMIVEQAEAFLVAAERSRTGRPGAAADRSALITPLGPMDRAVLASYLLTHMLGHGHDLARALRRPHMIDDCRVALCVPFLLRVMPRVADTAATARLTARYGVRLRGGGPAFGVTLADGTVTVTEGPPERPDCTVVIDPVAFLLIALGRRDTWRAMARGQVFAVGRKPWLGPRFPSLFVAP, from the coding sequence TTGCCGGAACCGCTCCGAGAGGCGATACGGAAGACCGCCGAGGACATCGCCACGCTGCTGCGGGGGGTGTCCGACACCTCGGTCCCCGTACCCGGTTCCGCGTGGACGGTCGGGGAGGCCGCAGCCCATCTGGCGCTGGCCAACGAGCTGATGGCGGACCTCGCGGCCGGGCACGAACGCCCGTACGGGGACGGGACGCCGGAGAGCCTGGCACCGGCCAACGCGCGGGCGCTGGCCGCGTTCGGGGAGCGCCGGGCACAGCCGCTGGCGGCGATGATCGTGGAGCAGGCCGAAGCGTTCCTCGTTGCCGCGGAACGGTCCCGGACCGGACGGCCCGGCGCGGCGGCCGACCGATCCGCGCTGATCACACCGCTGGGTCCGATGGACCGGGCCGTCCTCGCGTCGTACCTGCTGACGCACATGCTGGGCCACGGACACGACCTCGCTCGTGCGCTGCGCCGCCCCCACATGATCGACGACTGCCGTGTGGCCCTGTGCGTGCCGTTCCTGCTCCGCGTCATGCCGCGCGTCGCCGACACGGCCGCCACCGCCCGTCTCACGGCCCGGTACGGCGTCCGGTTGCGTGGCGGTGGCCCGGCGTTCGGCGTCACGCTGGCCGACGGCACGGTGACGGTCACGGAGGGGCCGCCGGAGCGGCCCGACTGCACCGTCGTCATCGACCCCGTCGCCTTCCTCCTCATCGCGCTGGGGCGACGCGACACGTGGCGGGCCATGGCCCGCGGCCAGGTGTTCGCCGTGGGGCGCAAACCCTGGCTGGGCCCTCGGTTCCCCTCCCTCTTCGTCGCACCCTGA
- a CDS encoding SDR family NAD(P)-dependent oxidoreductase has translation MTDRRTVLITGTSSGIGLATAVAAATAGWNVVATLRDTGRADALRAAVEAAGVAEHVRIARLDVTDPASVTEAVTGAVAAYGRLDAVINNAGVGQLGTVEQIGVEPFRAVMEVNFFGVVEVTLAALPHLRASGGRVITVSSLGGVIGQPFNEAYCAAKFAVEGFLESLAPVAASTGVRVSVVEPGPVASEFVASLGPSVPGLTEAAGPYDAAFKAYLGTTEGLFDQAQSSAGAAASVVDVLTAERPAFRVQTSGLARDLAGIKLADLDGSAVQTFTTPWLS, from the coding sequence ATGACCGACCGCCGCACCGTCCTCATCACCGGCACCTCCTCCGGCATCGGCCTGGCCACCGCGGTCGCCGCGGCCACGGCCGGCTGGAACGTCGTCGCGACCCTGCGCGACACCGGCAGGGCCGATGCCCTGCGCGCGGCCGTGGAGGCGGCCGGTGTCGCCGAGCACGTGCGGATCGCGCGTCTCGACGTGACCGACCCGGCGTCCGTCACGGAAGCGGTCACCGGGGCGGTCGCCGCGTACGGGCGGCTCGACGCGGTGATCAACAACGCCGGGGTGGGACAGCTCGGCACCGTCGAGCAGATCGGCGTCGAGCCGTTCCGCGCCGTCATGGAGGTGAACTTCTTCGGGGTCGTGGAGGTGACGCTCGCGGCGCTCCCGCATCTGCGCGCGAGCGGAGGGCGGGTCATCACCGTCAGCAGTCTCGGCGGAGTGATCGGCCAGCCCTTCAACGAGGCCTACTGCGCGGCCAAGTTCGCGGTCGAAGGGTTCCTGGAGTCACTCGCTCCGGTCGCGGCGAGCACCGGGGTGCGGGTCTCCGTGGTCGAACCCGGTCCGGTGGCCAGTGAGTTCGTCGCGTCCCTCGGGCCGTCCGTGCCGGGGCTGACCGAGGCCGCGGGCCCCTACGACGCCGCCTTCAAGGCGTACCTCGGTACCACGGAGGGCCTCTTCGACCAGGCGCAGAGCTCGGCCGGAGCGGCGGCCTCCGTGGTGGACGTACTCACCGCCGAGCGGCCCGCGTTCAGGGTGCAGACCTCCGGCCTCGCACGGGACCTCGCCGGGATCAAGCTGGCCGACCTCGACGGTTCCGCCGTCCAGACGTTCACCACGCCCTGGCTGTCCTGA